A stretch of DNA from Cheilinus undulatus linkage group 7, ASM1832078v1, whole genome shotgun sequence:
AAAGAGCTTACAAGATACTCTTTTTCCTCCAGTaatgcacagaaacacacatcCAGATGTGATACCATGCTGCTAAAAGGACGAAGGAACTTTAGATAAAATTAAGTTCCTTTCTTTACTCTGGAACAATACAAGAATACCTGGGCCACGATGGCTTTCTTCCCAGGAGGCCTCAGTGATGGAGCTAGGGCCTGCGTAAAAGTTCAAAACCGGAAGTTATTCATCGTACAGAACTCCACTTTTGCTTCAGTGACACTCTGACctcaaaatgtttaatgaaattTGTGCTACATTTCTAAGATTCAATTTTCAGActctgaatgcagcaaaaagaaaTGTTCCTGAGTCTCACCGATGCTGACTGTGGCCACATCACTCCACACCTCATGATACAAATTAAACACTTTGCATCTGTACTCTCCCCGATTTGCTGTAGTCACACACGGGATCTATGGAAAACACAAGAAGACGTCACACATTAATTGCACATGGCTAATACAtactgcttttttcttttaaactgatACCTTTGAGACATCCTGATTTAAGTTTGATCCTGATTCTAAGTGATACCCTTTTTTTATCACTCTGTTTTTCTATAAGATTCATCTCTGCTGATACATGTTGATATATTATAGAAAGAAAACAGGTGGAGATGATGATGAAAAATAgacttgttatttttttataataaacATGTCTTCACCCTTTGCTGacctttttagtattttttgcATAAAACTTTTACAGtgcattattttgtctttgttgtagcttttcctctattttaacttttgattaaaaaaacagctaacaGATTATGGCAAACTCTGTAAAACACTCACTCTGAGTGAACGTGTCCTGTTTTGTGTAATTGCCACCGTGTTGTGATACCACTCATACTGGGCAGGAGGGTTAGCCTCTGCATTGCACTCCAGGACAAGAGTGTCGCCCTCAGACACAGCCTGAGGCTGAGGGTGAAGGGTGATCCGCAGTCCACTCACTGAGCCTGGAAacaaactgctgctgcagcctgagATTACAACATTTATACCATAAGCGATCATATAAAATGAAGCAAATAAGATGAAAAGACACAGGAGAGGGGATGTACCTGCAGAGAGGACGCAGCGAACTTGAACCCATAGGGAGAAGACAAAGTTTTCTCCGTGACTGACTCGACAGATGTAGTGACCCTGGTGGGCTGCAGCTAAAGGACACAGAACAAGCTCTGGTGTTCTTCCTGTCTCATCCAAGATCTAAAACATGATCCATAACAATATTTATAACCACTTAATTGCAGGGAAGTAGGTCAGGAAATATGACCTATGACGTTaccacattaaaaacaatatcAAGTTTAAAAGGCAGTGTATATATACACTAGAATTTTATGGCCACTCTTTTTATTAACATATTTAGAATGTTGGACCGACCTCCTCCTTGCCTTTGAACCACTGGTAGCCAAGTCCAGGAGGACCAGAGGCTCTGCAGGTTAGTACCACCCTGCTCCCCTCTGTGGCCTGCTTGGATTGAGGCTGCTCTGTGATCTGTATCAGCTCTAACACTATACACACACaaaggaaaaatgtaaacagcCATGGCATGGTTCTTTAACAAGCTTGAACATGtgaataatgataaaaattatCCTCAAGTTTAAAGTTATGACAGTCTTGGAACAATGAAAATTGGTTTGCAGTAATCCAAGAAACAAACTGAGCATGTTTGTACACTAACAACTACTCAACtattgctttgaaattttccaCTACTTCCACAGAGTTTAAGAGATggattttctttgatttaaatgATTGATAGTATCAAATGTCTAGTACTGaagcttaaaaaaacatatattttacaaaaaaaggtaCATAGGAAAGGAATGAGTCTATCAAAGGTTGAAAGAAAACTGAGCACAATGTCtcaaccagtggttctcaactgtcTTAGCATCATTACCCACAGTAGCCTCCTCAATgacaaattgtgacccaaatttcttacattttccaATCATaaccaacatttttaatgtaaaattggGCTGTTTGGACATGGAATGGAACAAAAAATGTAACAGGGTGAAGAGATGaagacatttccttcaaaataaaagcatatcatGGACTTTCtgccacatattttttttccaggcacacccTGGAATGGCTTTGCGACCCACTcttgggtcctgatccatcagcTGGAAACAAAGGGTCAAAACTACATGACAACATAAATGTTGCTTCAAGAGCAATTTTTCGACTGTCCAAGAGTTTTTTCTGCAACTCTGGGAAATTTTCAAAGAAGTAAATACCCAATTCAGGGTGTATAGGAATTATATTTTTGCTGCCACAGTATGAAAACAGGCATGTCAACATTGTCTGATTTTACTTAAActgtatcaaagtttaaaaattagTATAACTCTTAATGTCTTTAAACACACCCTTTGTTTTTCATATAAATATGAAGAAGTTTTGAGAAAATTTTGCATGTGGCTTTACTTATAAATAACATGTAATTTATCCTAAATAAAGTACACGAGCTATCTAATCCTGTAAATTAAATGGTTAGATCACTACCTAGGAGTGTCAATCATTTCTTGTAACATCAAAATTATCCTGCTATTGTTTAAAAAGAACAATGTGGGGAAACAAGTTCTTCCCATGCATACCTTTACTTACAAAGTGGTATTTCTTTTAAACATCCtgttaaatttgtatttatcaCTTCTGCTTTACCTGAACAGGTGAGGTACTGCACAGCTTCCTGGTGGTCAATCTTCCTCAGGCAGTGGAGCAGGAAGTCCAGGGGGCAGGAGCGATCAGCCAGCCAGGCTAGGAGGGTGCGTCCTGGACTGCCTTGGGCACTCAGCACCTGGAGAGAGCAGCTGGTCAACTCTCTCTCGCTGAAGGAGGGAAGGGTTCAGAGAGAAGTGCTAGTTatagacagaggaggaaaaagtacacaactattgtactcaagtaaaagtacagtcactctggttaaaatggacttggataaaacaaaaagtaatggtctacttgagtaaaagtaaaaagtatttaatttataGCTTACTTTCAGTACTGAATAGCAACTGAGGAGctgtacaataaaatatgatctcTCCTTTTTGGTAACATCAACAAGAAAATAGATcttcaaccaggttgttcaggtaatgtcacacctctataacaaagttaaatacacagcaaaatagTTAATTgaactcatatagagttaagTTTAACACTCTCAAAATGTCTATATTGGTACATACTACACATAGTTAAACTAAAcctttgaaagtgttaaatattttacaatttgacagagctgcagtaaatcttaaaaatctgtggcaaggcgTTTTGTTTCTGAGAAGAACAAatcagagagtcaacctcatagcaaggtaATACTGAAAAGGAATATGCTTTAAGCATCTTTTAGGAGCTAAAGTGcaaactctaactcagtggataacttcactcattgAGCAAATGTGTCCAACGTCAAAAACAATAACCATCCAACAGAAAGGGATGACTGTACAACAGGCATCATCCAACAAAACTAACACTGCCCATGAGCAAGAAGGGGAATTTTGCCCACACATCCCCCTAGATTGGAGATCccagtgggcagagcttagatcagttgactctaTCAGACTTCCACAAGAGGCAAAGCCTTTGCTAAGCTTccccatgtctccaccccaccagagAGGGAGTAATCAGCTGATACGGATCACCGTCTAGATCCAGGAAGGGTTTATAAAGGACACTTTGCTCTTGAGAGATAGGGCTCTTGGTGGAAATGTGTGATTTCTGAATGCTTTCCTAATTTCATATTGTGGTGCGCAGTAATGAGATAGGGCTCCCAGATGTGTTAAATGATATTGAGAAGCTCTCACACAGGAAGCATGTGCAACTATAATTTCCCCTGAATCTCAGATAAAGTCACATACAGACAAGGTGCTCTGCAACATTGCCCAACATACATATACCCAACTACTGGGCTGACTATTCAACCTATTATTCCGGGTTAAATGAATAGCAcatttttcctggttaaaataACACCAGGAAAGTGCCAGTCACTTTTTACCCCGAGGTTGGGttaaaaacaacccaaattGGGTTGGTTTTAACCCAGGAGTTTTTAGTGTGCATGGAAAAACTtagaaaaatgtccaaaattaaAGAGGGCCAAATCTGTTGATaatcaaaactaccaaacatccCATGCATCAAAAGAAAGCCCTATAATATGTTATTCAACTATGGCAGTGTTAAAGGACATGTTCGGAGCTCGATAGGCTACCGAGTGCTTTCTTTGCGTGATGCCTTCAGTGTCTCACCTGCAGCGGAATTTCGGTTGCTCGGACACAGCATCGGCTAGCTGCCTCCATCCGCGGTTTGAATTGTCCAACATGTTAGACAACCTCTTCAGGACCTCTTCAGTTAAAGCACCAATACTAATTTTCTGCCTCTCCATGTTCGTGTGACGCCAACTAACCCTGAGGGACACAAATGAAAGCTTAATTTGATGCATTAAAAGTTGGTCTTTAGCGTAATTTTTCTTCAACACGTATATTGGTGAACCGAGCAATGGTTTCTCCAGATTAAGACTCAGAGCGATGAGTGAAGCGGATGAAAGCTATTGAATCAATCTCGCACTATTACTCCACAATGCTACAAAATATATAGGCTATAAATAGCCGCAGGCTCTACTGTTGTCAATGCCTCAGAGAATTAACCTTTAAGCATACCGTAAGGGTACACATGTAGGCCAAAAGCAGGTGTTTTGATTTACTTTACTTGACTAAACCACGAAGCTCTAAAAATAACCAAGTTATTCACACCATAACCAAATACCGCGACGTTACCACGTCTCTCTTCCGCCATGTAGACTACTTGTAATAAATTATAGAGATAAGTTTGAACTTACCGGCTTGAAGATGcaaactttttacaaaaaacctgtTGACTGGAAGAGGAACCCTTTACGTGAGAACAGTTTCCTGGTGAGTTTTAAACCCCGATGATCTTCCAGTCTTACGCGATTTAGTTCCCTTGATAAATTGCTTCTCATTTCGGTTCCTCATTTCGGCCATCTCTGGCAGACTCGATCATTTGCATAAGGCGTTGCCATAACAACGACTTTTATTGGATCCAACTCGTACagaaaattaacactgactctACTAGATTTTTTACCTAGTAACCTTTTTAATACACATACTCAATCACTACAGGGTGAACTGTTTACTTATACTAATTAATTGCAGTTAATAAATCCATCTCTATAGATTCATGAGGAAGGGTGAGGCAATGTCACACATTTGAAcgtttaaacatttatttataagtctgaaaccaaaacaaaagtgaaaaggTTTAATAGAACTATGACAAGTCATTTTTTCCGTGTGAtttcaaaacaagacaaaacaattttaagacaaggttaattttgtgtttatttcacatAAAGTAAGATATGAAAAAATAAGCACTCAAATGTCAAGGTTTACAGGATAAATATTGCCTGCTGTAAAAGAATCATGTACATACTAAGAGGGTCAAAGAATATGCTGAGAGATTGAAAACAAGTAGATAGAGAGCAGAGACTAGTTGAAATGGCATTTTATTGAAATAGCTAAATTCTGCCTCTGAACACGGACCATGTTGGGCAGTCAATTCCACTGAGATACCACCGAGATATCCAacatacagaaaaaatgagTCCAGTGAAGTCTCAAAACTTCTTCCCTTTATGGAGTTTGTTGTGACGCCAAATGTTTTCCTTCCTAAGACGCTTCCAGTACTCCCGAGAGTCAGACTCTAGCTCATTTAACTTCTTGGGGGGTCCCAGGTTCAACTGGAACAACCTAAAAACATACACAGTTTTAAgtatgaggatgaacaaattaacaaatatttgtctttagaatatattttactttaaaatctaaggaatgatgaagaaaacagaaaaagatgtaggtctgttagtccagcctaaaactcaacttacttatttgttcatatggAAAATATTTATAGGCAGATTTCtgtagccaaaatatcagctgtaaatatccctGGAAATGTTCATATATGCTGCTATggtaattcactttttaagttaATGTCTACTGATACTGAAATAACACCTGTTTggtatgtgtgtatttttatgatAATGTAAAGCTGGGGTTATATGTACCTTGTAATGGATACAAGTTATGTTAATAacctaataaagaaaaatggtaaaaaaagaaatgagaaaatgagAAGCCCCCCTTACCACTCTGGATACTGCTCAGGGGGTTTCAGTGGAGGATCTTCACCTTGCTTGAAGATGTTGACGCCTACAGCGTAAGAAGTCAGTCTAACAGGGTCTCTGCATACCTCTGGACCCTTAAATTCCTCTTTAACCATGCCTTTACCTTTCCCTTTAGCCGCTGCAAAGAAAAGGACATTCATATTTGAACTTTCTTTAGCACATCCCAGTATTCATACTGATTGAGATAAACTGTTGACCCTAAATATAAAAGAAACAACGAATAATTGTTATAATAACattgataaaaaagaaagctATGTAGAATGCTAGACTGGTGAATGAACGCATCTTGGGCTGCTACAACAAAATACACACATCACCGAGTGGAGACAGTAGATGTCCTCTTTACTCACCGACTTTCTTCGCATATCCGCAGGCCTGTATTCTGTTTAATGTGTTGGTTCTGATTAA
This window harbors:
- the mrpl54 gene encoding 39S ribosomal protein L54, mitochondrial yields the protein MSGSSLFRIVKQARLIRTNTLNRIQACGYAKKVAAKGKGKGMVKEEFKGPEVCRDPVRLTSYAVGVNIFKQGEDPPLKPPEQYPEWLFQLNLGPPKKLNELESDSREYWKRLRKENIWRHNKLHKGKKF